A window of Rhinolophus ferrumequinum isolate MPI-CBG mRhiFer1 chromosome 23, mRhiFer1_v1.p, whole genome shotgun sequence genomic DNA:
taaatagagacagagagaaaagcagcagGTGCAGGAAAGTTCGCAGCAGGTGCAGGAAAGTTCTCATCAGGTGGTGGGCTGGTACCCACAGGCTTATCCACAAGGCTGCTTTAGGAAAGAGGCAGGCAAGGAAGAAGCCCCGTGTAAGTGGAGTTGCTGTGCAGGAGAAGGGAGTTAATGTGGTCCCCACCGTACAGGCAGGGGAGGCACTTCAGCAGTTCTGGAAGATGGAGTATCAAAGGGGAAGGGGattcagggagagggaagggaatcATGGGAGGGGGCGCTCATTGAGGGCGATGGAAACTCAGAAGGGAAGTTAAGAGGATGCTCAGGAAGGCGAGGGGCTTAACGAGGTGTGGAAATCTCGAAGGAGGGCGGAAGCTATGAGGATTGGGGAGGGGACCGGGCTGGAGGCCGGGCACCGACCCCCGCACCCCTACATCCCTACCCCAGCTTCGCCGGCAGCTAGAGGAGCGCTTCGGTGAGAGCCCGTTCCGCGACGAGGAGGAGATGCGCGCGCTGCTGCCGCTGTGCAAGCGCTGCCGGCAAAGCTCTGCGACCTCCGCCGCCTCCCCGCAGCCTTCAGCCTCCGAGGGAACCCTGCAGCGCCTGGTGCCGCGCACGCCCCGGGAAGCCCACGGGCCGCTGCCACTGCTGGCGCGGGTCAAGCAGACTTTTTCTTGCCTTCCGCGGTGTCTGTCCCGCAAAGGCGGCAAGTGAGGATCCCGCCCCTCTTCTTCCCGACTGGTCTCCTGCGGGGGGGCCGTCTGCGCCTCCCACGGCCTCCATAACAGGCCCAGAGCCTGTGGGAGCCCCGCGGCGGCCTgatccctgcccctgccccctatGTCCGCCCTGCTTGTCTGCGTCTGCAATAGTGTGTCCTCCGTCTGTGCGTCTCCGTGTCTGGGCCGGCCTGCTGCAACCACCTGGTGCCTTAGTCCTTGGGCTAGGGGCGGAGGCACCCGGGCCTCCCCTCTTAAAGGCTGTGCGAGTGGAAGTggaagtgggtgggtgggtgggtaggtaggTGGGAGGTTGGATGGGCCTGGAGGATATTAAAGAGACACAGAAGCTGCTGGTCTGAGTGCCTCCCAGTCATTGAGAAAAGGTGGGGCAGTGGACTCTTCCAGGGGCCAGGAGCCTGCAAGAAACAGGGATGGAAAGGGATCTGCATCCCCTGAGGCCTCAAGAGCCTGCCACCCTCATAAACTGTTGTCTTCAGGGCTGAATTTTGAGACTACTTCTCTGACAATCTCCCCCAAACCCATCTCTGCCCTGGTCTCCAGACAAGGCCCTgagtccctccctctctctgaacccccttcccctctctgagccccttTCTTCCCTGAGCCACCTCCGCCTCTCcgctccctccccttccctatTCACAAATACTAACTAGTAAGTGCCTCTTTCATGCCTGACCTTTTACAAACAGGAGTTCACTTAATCCCAGGAacaaaactgagactcagagaggttaggcaGCTTGcctaaggacacacagctagaGAAGGGGAGGCTGGATTTGAACCAAGGCAGTTTGCATCCCATGACAGTTGTTAAGAAGCAGCTCCTTCTGGTCTTGGAGGTTACTGGAGAGGAAGATCCACCCCCAACTAGTGGGAATGACCGTTCCCATCTGGAGTTGTAGGCCAGGCAGcccaataaaaaagcaaactgaTTTCCAGGATGATTTTTCCTAAAGTAAAATTAACCTGGAGTTGAGTGAGTTCTGAAATAACTATAATCTACAGCCACCTGTGTGGGGCTCTTATTATGCGCCAAGCACTGTGTTCAGGGCTGTGGGCGAGGCTCAGATTCCAGCTCTGGGGGTGGAGAGATGGATGAAATAACCACCTGCTGCCCAACTTTCTGCTCcgcattcattcagcaaatgtccATTGAGTATCtactactacgtgccaggcattgtgctggccACTGGGGATACAACGGTAAGCAAAACCTCTGCCTTCATGTTGCTGACATTCTGGTGGGAAAGACACCAGATAGAcagataaacaaaagaaaaaataagtcagGGAGTGAACTGTTATGCTATCTGGGGAGAAGTATTCCAGACAGAGGGGAACACTAATtgaaaaggccctgaggtggaagcCTGTGTGAAGAGCAAGATGGCTGGACTCATCAGAGTGCAGGGAGCCTGAGGGGGTGCTGGCTAGTTAGCCGTGTCACCATCCACTGGGTTTTAAACACCATTCTATTTCTACTGGTGTCTTCCCCTATTTAAAAACCTTCCTGGCCCCCATCATCCATAGGAGGAAACAAAGCACCTTGATCGGATGTTCCAGGTCCTTTATGATGctccctctgcttccatcattacTTTCACCACACTCtgactcaacaacaacaataccACTCATCTATTGAGCACTCACTATGGGCCAAACAATGTGCGAAACACTTTActtgcatctcatttaatcctcaagcaACCCTATGACAGTAGGTGTTgctatttaacagatgaggaaacaggttggTGCCAAGATCACCAGCTAGCAAGTGgtggagttgggatttgaatccaggcaacCTGGCTATGGATGCCACCCTCTTAATTACTACAACTCTGCCACctagaaaaatgaagagattgtCTGACACACTCAAGACTTCTGCCTTGATgcaattattttgtattatttaactatttttgtatttaatcatATGAAATACTTTGTGCCCCTTTGGAGCCCTAcaggcctgagtttgaatcctggctgtgaCTAGAAGTGTGAAAACTGGGTGGCTGCTGGACTATGGGGACAGACTACAGACAGCAGGAAAGTCACTGTGACAGATACAGATAAGATACAGCCTCACGTCAATGCTGTCTGGGTGCCCAGTTTGGTGCCCACTGCAGACAGGGGTAGTTTCTCTCTTGGACCCtcattttccccattgtataCAGCAAAATGTGGAGCAGTCTGAGCTACGTGACTTCTTTCACATCACAAATCTCATTTggcaatttaataaaaaaatacaaaccttagaaaaatgcatacatatgaaaaaattgcATACATTTTCAAGGGGGTCACAGACCCCATCAGGAATCTGCAAAGTTTTGGCATAGCTGTTGGGAGACACGGTGAGGCACTGTTTAAGCTCCTGAactctggggacagagagagacacagttTGGGATTCTAGCTCCCCCACCCACCAGCTCTGTTACCTTACAGGattttaacctctttgagtctcagtcTTAACAATAAAATAGGTAATTATCCTCATTCACATGCTGTTCTGAGAACCAATCAAGACATTGCAGGAAAGGCTTTAAGTGGTGCGCATCTGTAAATGGCGACCCCCAAGATTTAAGGTAATACAtctccaagtgtggtccatggaACAGAATCTCCCAGGGAACTTGTTAAAATCTGCTTCCGCAGGTCTGGCTGGAATGGAGGCTTCCCAGTTCTGGTGGGActtagtttgagaagcactacaCGGTTCCAACCTCTACAGTCCAGGTTCTGAAAAGGGACTGACAAGTTTTTGGTAGGCTGGGAAAAGCAGAAAACAGGTGCAGCGGTGGGGCAAGGAGCAGGCAGAGCCGGGGCTACCCCACGCCAAACCCTCCCATGAGTCTTGGCGTCCCACAGCACCTCTAGCTGCTCGGGGCAAGAAGCCTGACACCCTCGGGGCCCGGCTACACGGGGAGGGGCGAAATGTAAGGGCCTCCGGGGACAGGGGGCAGAACAGAAAGCGAAACCTGCCCCGCCAGACTTTCGCTTTCACCGACTCCGCGCGCCACCCAGGTGGCTCCGCGATTCCCCACTGCGCTGGGAACAATCACCGCACACCGCGGACGAGGCTGCCGAAGCACTGCATCCCCGATGGCCCGCGACCCCTGgcggagggaggaagagaaggtccCCGACGGCAGGCGACCCTCGGAGGGAACCGGGGGTCCCCTGCGTCTCCGCGACTGGCTCGTGGCGCAGATCGAAAGCGGGCGCTACACTGGGTTGCGCTGGGAGGACGCGGGCAAGACCCTCTTCCGCATCCCCTGGAAGCACGCAGCCAAGCAGGGTTACCAGGCGCAGCAGGACGCGGCGCTCTTtagggtaaggggttgggggtcGGGGGACGCCAGTCCGGCCCGGCCCGGGAGGGCTCTGGATGCGCAGGGCCCTTAGCCACAGTCGTCTCTAAGTGGAGGGTAGTGTTCTTCATGTATGGGAGACCC
This region includes:
- the DUSP15 gene encoding dual specificity protein phosphatase 15 isoform X2; the protein is MTVTGLGWRDVLEAIKSNRPIANPNPGFRQQLEEFGWGSSRKLRRQLEERFGESPFRDEEEMRALLPLCKRCRQSSATSAASPQPSASEGTLQRLVPRTPREAHGPLPLLARVKQTFSCLPRCLSRKGGK